TTGGTTCTTAGTTGGTTGGTCTATTATGGTTTATTTTTATTTGTTACCAACGGAGGCGTTAGAAAGTAATTGAATAGTTATTTCATTAAAATTATGCAAAATGCATAAGATTCTCCTTTAGCATTTTAGTATGATTAACATGTATCAGCGGACTAAATAACAAAGGAGACAAAAAAATGAGCATGAAGAAAATTGTTTTGATTGGGGTCGGCATTTTAGTAGTAGGCGGTATTCTAGCAAATATGGGTTCTGATTCTAAAGAAGAAGGAAGCACCAAAAAAGAAGCGACTACAAGTAACGTAACAAAACCTAAAAAAGGGACGACCACAAGTAAAGTACTAGAAAAACAAGAAGAAGCTCCAGCTGAAACTGATGCAGGTGATTTAGGTGATTATCATGTTGTGATTAAAGAATTGACCTTTGCAAAAGATTACGATGGAGCAGATGTTGCGGTGATTGATTATGAGTTTACAAATAACAGCGATAAAAATGCGATGTTTGTATCATCGATCACAACAAAAGCTTTTCAAAATGGGATTGCTTTAGAAACGGCTATTATGATGGAATCAGGGTATGTGGATTCCTTGACTGAAATCCAACCAGGAGCGACATTGAATTTAAAGGTTCCTTATAAATTAGCAGATATGACCGCACCGGTATCCGTTGAGGCAACCAAATTATTTAGTAACAAAGTGAAATTAACAAAAGAGTTTATTTTACAGTAAATTGGGGATGTAAAAGGGTTGAAAAAGGTGGTTTAGCTAGCTTTTCTTTCAGAGAAAATAACTAGCTTTTCGCTTCAAAAGAGGCAAAGGAATGAAGTACCATTCCTTATATATGGCTAGGTATTGGTGTTAGTAGAACAGGTAGCAGTTAAGATATCGTTATTTGGTCCGAAATCAAGTAGTCTTTGCTACCTGACTGATTTTCCAAATACGAGAATAGCCGCAACCACAAAAAAGTGAACGCTTGGAGTAACATCCAAACGTTCACTTTTTTTTA
The DNA window shown above is from Enterococcus sp. 12C11_DIV0727 and carries:
- a CDS encoding DUF5067 domain-containing protein — protein: MSMKKIVLIGVGILVVGGILANMGSDSKEEGSTKKEATTSNVTKPKKGTTTSKVLEKQEEAPAETDAGDLGDYHVVIKELTFAKDYDGADVAVIDYEFTNNSDKNAMFVSSITTKAFQNGIALETAIMMESGYVDSLTEIQPGATLNLKVPYKLADMTAPVSVEATKLFSNKVKLTKEFILQ